A region from the Pararge aegeria chromosome Z, ilParAegt1.1, whole genome shotgun sequence genome encodes:
- the LOC120636551 gene encoding probable NADH dehydrogenase [ubiquinone] 1 alpha subcomplex subunit 12, which produces MVFKVLALDKWVRLMKIIYQNGGPFRAVLRLWRTDTLKEGKAVGVDSWGNTYYENPYYMIARSRWVIYNPAVKFEYDASQVTAEWAGWLHYRTDRKPNEDCAKISFMCCPYVNCWLLPHMENTSGSDQAYYPYSTTRAYIHVWNGKSSCEPAEPRDKGPCPTRAACDPCKK; this is translated from the exons ATGGTTTTCAAAGTCTTAGCGCTGGATAAATGGGTCCGATTAATGAAAATCATTTATCAAAATGGTGGACCATTTAGGGCCGTGCTAAGATTGTGGCGGACTGATACACTGAAG GAAGGAAAGGCTGTCGGTGTAGACAGCTGGGGCAATACATATTACGAAAACCCTTACTATATGATTGCTCGAAGCCGCTGGGTAATTTACAACCCTGCAGTGAAGTTTGAATACGACGCTAGTCAG GTAACTGCAGAATGGGCCGGTTGGCTTCACTATAGGACCGATCGAAAGCCGAACGAAGACTGTGCCAAGATCTCTTTCATGTGTTGCCCGTACGTAAATTGTTGGCTGCTACCGCACATGGAGAATACTTCTGGCTCCGATCAAGCCTACTACCCATACAGCACAACTCGAGCATATATACATGTGTGGAATG GTAAAAGCTCTTGTGAACCTGCTGAACCGCGTGACAAAGGTCCATGTCCAACACGTGCTGCATGTGATCCATGTAAAAAATGA